A region of the Candidatus Methylomirabilis oxygeniifera genome:
AGCCGGTATGGGAAGCAGCGCTCCAGACTTGATTGATGAGCATCGGCTCGTCGGGACCACGGCGCCGATACAAGAGATCAAGGCGAATATTCGTAAGGTAGCCCCGACCGACAGCAATGTTCTTATTACAGGCGAGACCGGCACAGGGAAGGAGTTGGTAGCTGAGCTGATCCATAAAAACAGTAAGCGAGCAGGGAAGCCGCTGGTTTGTCTGAACTGCGCCGCAATTCCGGAATCTTTAGTAGAAAGTGAATTATTCGGCTATGAGCGCGGGGCGTTTACGGGCGCCTACGCCGCCTACGCGGGGAAGCTGAAGCAAGCCGATGCGGGAACGGTCCTGCTGGACGAGATCGGCGACATGCCATTGTCCGCCCAGGCCAAGCTGCTTCGGTTGTTGGACAAGAAAACCGTTCAGCGCGTGGGCGGGCGAAGGGACGTGACCATCGATTGTCGCGTCATTGCCGCCACTAATCAGGATCTGGAAGGGCTGATGACTGCCGGTAAGTTCCGACGGGATCTCTACTATCGTCTGAACGTTGCGCACATCAGCGTGCCCCCCTTGAGGATAAGGAGAGAGGACATCCCGCTTCTGTTGAGGTACTTCATCGGTGAGCTCAATACGCGAATGGATAAACAAGTGTGTGGTTTCTCTCATGCGTTGGTCGAGCGTCTCCTCCGGTACGACTGGCCAGGTAACGTCCGGGAGCTTAGGAATATGACGGAGGTCTGTATGATGGACCTGAACACCGGCATCATCGACCTCACGCACATTCCGAAAGAGTATCGAGATAGATTACCGGATGGCAGCACCGACGAGAAAGGCGCGATTATGAATGCCCTCTGCGAAACAAAATGGAACAAGAGCCGAGCCGCCCAGAAGCTCCACTGGTCTCGGATGACCCTCTACCGAAAGCTGGCGAAGTACCACATTTTCACCAGCCAGAGTGAAATCGAGCGCGGCACACTGATGATCTTGGACAATACGCTGTAACATCTGTGTCCGGATGTGACACCGATGTGACAGTATGCTGTGACAGGCTTCGATTGCAGCCCCTACCTCATCAGTATCTTTTTCAGTGTCAGCTAACACAGTAATTGTACCCACCTTCTCAACTGGCGCCTATCCTGCTTCTCAGTCACCCTCTCCCACACCAGCTCAAAAACCTGTAACGCCTTCTGTGATATCCCATGCTAGACCAGACAAAGGACTGAACACGCGAAATCTTGGAAGAGGGCTTCAGTAATCGCTAGTTAGACGAGGCGACTCCTGGCCGGTACGAGATGGTCCCGGTCTTGCTTCTATCAGAACCATCCATCATCGCCCCTAGCGATGTCGTAGAGAATGGAGTTGACCGTCATCGCAAACACGATCCTTGAATCGGGCATGCTCCGTTGATACAAAGGCGGCAACATCACGTGGTTATTGGATTTATCGCCAGTTCTCGCATGGAGGAGAAGGGATCCGACGGGTGTTGGGGGTTACAGAAGCGTTGCGAGGTAGTCGTTGTTCAATGTAGCAACGACTCCTTGCTTTCTGACGGAAAGGAGAACAATGAGCTTATTAAAGTGTTTAGCGATAAAGCCTGAGACGCTCATGCGGATGGCTCTTGGCACAGCGCTCCTGGCCGCGATCCTCGTACCGGCCGAATCGGCGCTGGCGGTTGCTCGCTTTGGTACTCGCTGTCAGAAGGAATTCCAGAACGGCTGGCGTGCAACGCTCCCGTACATGTGGGATCGCTGTGGGTGGTTCAACGACGAACTCGACGACACCGACACAAAGGTCTTTTACTGGAACCTCCACGGCGCCCGTAACTCGTTCTCGACCTGCGACAGTTGCGGCAACGGCGTGGATGATGTGCACCTCCTCTACGTGGGCACGCATGGCGGCGCGATCAACGACACGAACGCCCGCCTGGTGATGTGGGACCAGAACGTGCGTGCGCTCTCCATCACGGACAACTGGCGCTATGGGGACGAGAACACGGGCGTTGCGTTTTTCGCGCAATACGCCTGCGAAACACTCACGAATGGCGATGGCAATATCTGGAGTCGCTGGCGAACGGCCTTTCGAGGCGGGCTGATCATGGCCCTGGGTAGTCACGATAAGCTTTGGGACAGCGTCACGACCAATGAGACCGGTGAAGATTTCGCTGACGATCTTCAGAAAGGAAAAGTTGTCAAGTGGGCGTGGTTCGACGGCAACGGGGACTGGTGGGAAGACCAGGATGTGGCGGTTATGGCGACGGGGAGTTCCCAGACGGCAGCCAACGACGCCAGCGCGGATTGCAAGTTCCGCCGCGACAACGTGAAGTGGCAGAACTTCGGCAGCTTCGCACGCTGGCGCGACGGTCAGGCTGAATGGTGGTGTCGCTCACGCATTGACAACAACTGAATCGAGAGGTGGATGCTATGCGTATCTCCCGAACAGCGGCCCTGCTCACTGCAGGGTTTGTTCTTACCGCAGCGGCTCTTAGCGCGAATGAACTGCGTAAAGGCCACTCCGACTACCTGGCGTCGCTGACGGAGCGCTCACTCAAAAAGGCCTTCCCTGCTCGCAGCGTGCGGCTGCTGGAGGTGGCTCCAGGCCCAGGCCGCGCCGCCGCCGCCAAGGCGATCCTCGCACGACTGGAACGAGGCGACCTTGGTCGGCGTCTCAGGCTCGCCGATCTGAAGCCGAGAACAGCGGACCGTCGTGTCCTCTCGTTTCTTGGTGAGGCGGGGTACTTGGATGTCATGGCCGACGGCTCGAAGCTGCGTGTCCGAGGAGCCATAGATGATACGAAGGAGATTGAACGCGCCGGCGCCGGTCGTATCGAGAAGAAAGCGCTGGAAGATTTAGGCCGTCGCTTCGTCCGTGAGGCGCTCTCGCCGTTGGTCAAGCTGGGTAAGGGCGAAACGCTGATGTTTCTTGGGGTGCGCTATCTGTACGACGGCGAGGCCGGTACGGAAGCGGCTACCGCGTCCCAAGAGCGCGAGCGGGTGATTGCAAGCATCGCGATCTTTGGTCGCGAGGTGGCAGGCCTGCCAATTGTCGGTAGCGGATCGAAGGTGGCCGTATGGTTCGATAACTCCCGTGAACCCGTCGGCTTCGATGTAGACTGGCCGGTCTACCGCGTGTCGTCTCGTGTCCAGCGTGTGTTGTCACAGGCCGAGTTGGCGCGCCGCATCGCCACGACGACCGTGCCTCTCGGAGGCACCAAGGACATTACAGTCCGCCGCTTTGAGTGCGGCTATGTCGACCTTGGTGCTACCCGCCGCACGAAGGTTATGCAGGCCGGCTGCTCCATAGCGTTCGAGGGCCGCGGCGAAGGCGGCGAGGTTTGGGGACGCACGGAGTTTGTGCCGGCTGGTAGGCCCGCGCTAAAGGAGGCGCGGTGGCCGCTCGCCAATGCGCTAGCGGCGGGGGACGTGATCAACACCGGCACCGAGGAGTTCCAGCGCTTTCTCAACTCACCGAAGGCGCCAGACGAGGCTCCGCCTACGGCACAGTAAGACACCCTCGGCATTTGAGTAGGTGAGCCGTGAGAAATGGAGATGAGTTGCGATTACTGATAGGCGGATGAGTATCGGACCTATACCGAGTTCCTGGGAAACAATGGTGGTTTTGTGCAGGTGAATCTGCTGTATAGGATGATGTAGTTAACTGCTGACAGCAAGGAGGCGGATGGCATGAATGAGCGAGAAGAACGCCCGGCTAAGGAGCGCGTAGAGTTCAAGAAGCTTCTTGCGATCAATCCCAACTACTTTGGTAATCTGGAGAAGAGCGAGTTCAAACCCGTCAAGAAGATTGTCGGAAACACGACGTACGAGGAGGTGACCTGCGTCGGATTCAACCCGGCGCTCAACCTCCTCGAGGCGACCATTCAGATCAAACGACCCGGTGGCTACAATGGCACCCTCTGTACACCCGGATCGACCGAGTATGTTCGATTCTTTATCGACTACGGCGCCGGCTGGATCGACGTCGGTCTCGCCTCCTTCAACGCACATGACATCGCTAACGCTGTCGACTGCGCGAACCATCCCGATAAGCCCATCTCCTACGTCGTGACACTCTCCCTCGACCCCCAGCGGGATACCTGCAAACACCCCGTTCTGCCGAAGGTCCGCGCCATCCTCTCATGGCAGTTGATGCCTCCGGCGGCGGCCTCGAATTGGCCGCCAATCTGGGGTAACGTACTCGACCAGCACATCCAGATCAAGCCGCGGCGCCCGATATTCGGCGACATCTTCGAGGTTATCCCCAAGGACGTGCTGAAGGACCTTCCACCCCTGATCGAGGAGGTCAAGCCGTTTCCCATCCCACTGCCCGATCCCCCACCGTTGTCCGTGAGCGATCTCGCAGAACTCTATCACGTCAAAGAGAAGACCATGAGCGCCGGTGTAGAACCCCACCGGTTCGGGCTGGCGCACCTACAGGCGTTGGTGGCATCGGGGACCCAGGACATGCTGTCCGGCGCCAACGTGGAGTGGAAGGCCGCCGGTATTGATCTGGCTGGGGCACTGGCCGCCCTCGACAAGACCAAGGCGGACGTCTCATATGAAGAACTCAAATGCCTGGGACTGGAGTATAACCTGGATCGCCTGGTCGCGACCTTCAGGATCAAGCGACCAAGCGGATACTCAGGCAATCTGTGCGCTCAGGGGAGTCAGGAATACGTAGCCTTCTGGGCGGACTGGGACGATACGTGCGAGTGGACGTACCTCAATACCGTTACGGTCAACGTCCACGATATCTCGACGATTCCGGCCGACGGGCTCGCCTACAGCGCGATCCTGCCGGTGGACCTGAACGCCGTCCGGCGTCCCTGCGGCGGCCCGGGTGGCGGGCCGAAGATCGCGCGCATCCGAGCTGTCTTATCGTGGAACAGCCCGCCGTCGACAACCGATCCTGACGCGCTGAATCACTGGGGCAACCGTCTGGACGCGCATGCGCAGATCCGCCCCGGCGCCTCGGTCCCCGGAGATCAGCCGTTTATCAGTGCCATCGGCGGCATCGGCGTCGCCGACATCAACGTCCTCGGCAACGGCATGACTAAGCCCACAGCGACATTCGGCTTCAGCGGCCTCGCTGCCGATTATCCATGGCTGCTGAGCCGTGAATGCCCATTCGGCGGCCTGATCATCGTCCAGGGGCCGCCCGTACTCGGGTTCAAGTACCGGCTCTGGGCGCGGGAGTTCGGCAACGCGATGACCGAGCAGATTGTGACGGACCAGTTCCATGTGATGAACTGGCTCGGGGTCGGATCCGACATCGCGCCGGATCCAATCACGGGCTACGCCACCTACATGGATACGCTCTCAAACATGAACCAGGTGCTGGCGCACTGGACGCCGCCGGGAGACGCTCTGTGGGAAATCCGGGTGGAGATGGCCACGCTGGGCGACGTCGTCGTTGGGACCACTGTGTGGCACAGCATCCAGCTCGATAATACGGCGCCGCGCCGCAAGCCGGCCGTGCTGCCGTTCGAGCCGCCGGCGGTAACCTGCGAGATCCACATCGACAGCGGTGGCGACTGCAAGGACTTCACCCAGGGGACGGTGATCCAGGGGCACTTCGTTGCGCGGGACACGCATTTCGGCGGGTTCTCTCTGACCACACTGCCGTCAAGCATGTTGCCGAACAGTCCCACAACAGCGACGCCGACCACCTCGCAGACGGCCTCGTTTGCCGCCGGCGGCGACGAATGGGAGCTTGCCACCATAGGCATGCAACCCTGTGGCTATGTTGTGCTGTTACAGGTCTGGGATCGCTCGATCGTCGGAAGCCGACCCGACTCGCACAACTACAACTACTACGACGTGGGGTTCTGTCTGAGGGCGGCGAGTAAGTAGCCGGGTTGCCGGTCGAAGAACAATACGGACAAGGAACCCGATCAAGCGAAACGTGAGGTAGTATGTTGCTTAGCGGATGGAAAAGGAGTATTTGTAAGTAACGTATGACCGTGCCCAATCAACCGGAATAAGCTCGGCCAACCTTAAGTAGGGGAACACTCACGCTAACGCGTAAGAGGGACTTCAGCAGTCCCCCAGATCAGATTCGCATCGGCGGTAGAGTTTCTGACCATGCGAGAGGGGTCCACCCAAGTCATCGGACAAAACTAAACGAAAAAAGGAGACGAACACATGGCGGAGACAAATGAGCGTCGGGGAATGGGGTGGTTGCCGGACTACCCCAGTTTTCGCGATCACACAGTCGATCTGGATGAGCTGCCCCAACGGCTAAAGGATGTAGGACAGCGCGAGTCAGTGAAGGCGATGCTGAAAAAGGTCGGCGTTGCGGCGCCACTGAAGGCGCCGCCGGCCTCAGTTGATCTTCGGGCCTGGTGCTCCGCTATCGAGGATCAGGGCGCCTTAGGCTCCTGCACGGCGAATGCCGGGGTAGGAATAGTGGAGTATTTTGAGTATCGAGCCTTCGGACGTCACCTGGATGCCTCCCGGCTCTTTTTGTATAAAGCGACCAGAAACCTGATGCATCTGACAGGCGATACGGGCGCCTTCCTCAGGACCACGATGGGGGCCCT
Encoded here:
- a CDS encoding protein of unknown function (Evidence 5 : No homology to any previously reported sequences), whose product is MWERVTEKQDRRQLRRWVQLLC
- a CDS encoding exported protein of unknown function (Evidence 5 : No homology to any previously reported sequences), which encodes MRMALGTALLAAILVPAESALAVARFGTRCQKEFQNGWRATLPYMWDRCGWFNDELDDTDTKVFYWNLHGARNSFSTCDSCGNGVDDVHLLYVGTHGGAINDTNARLVMWDQNVRALSITDNWRYGDENTGVAFFAQYACETLTNGDGNIWSRWRTAFRGGLIMALGSHDKLWDSVTTNETGEDFADDLQKGKVVKWAWFDGNGDWWEDQDVAVMATGSSQTAANDASADCKFRRDNVKWQNFGSFARWRDGQAEWWCRSRIDNN
- a CDS encoding conserved protein of unknown function (Evidence 4 : Homologs of previously reported genes of unknown function), encoding MNEREERPAKERVEFKKLLAINPNYFGNLEKSEFKPVKKIVGNTTYEEVTCVGFNPALNLLEATIQIKRPGGYNGTLCTPGSTEYVRFFIDYGAGWIDVGLASFNAHDIANAVDCANHPDKPISYVVTLSLDPQRDTCKHPVLPKVRAILSWQLMPPAAASNWPPIWGNVLDQHIQIKPRRPIFGDIFEVIPKDVLKDLPPLIEEVKPFPIPLPDPPPLSVSDLAELYHVKEKTMSAGVEPHRFGLAHLQALVASGTQDMLSGANVEWKAAGIDLAGALAALDKTKADVSYEELKCLGLEYNLDRLVATFRIKRPSGYSGNLCAQGSQEYVAFWADWDDTCEWTYLNTVTVNVHDISTIPADGLAYSAILPVDLNAVRRPCGGPGGGPKIARIRAVLSWNSPPSTTDPDALNHWGNRLDAHAQIRPGASVPGDQPFISAIGGIGVADINVLGNGMTKPTATFGFSGLAADYPWLLSRECPFGGLIIVQGPPVLGFKYRLWAREFGNAMTEQIVTDQFHVMNWLGVGSDIAPDPITGYATYMDTLSNMNQVLAHWTPPGDALWEIRVEMATLGDVVVGTTVWHSIQLDNTAPRRKPAVLPFEPPAVTCEIHIDSGGDCKDFTQGTVIQGHFVARDTHFGGFSLTTLPSSMLPNSPTTATPTTSQTASFAAGGDEWELATIGMQPCGYVVLLQVWDRSIVGSRPDSHNYNYYDVGFCLRAASK
- a CDS encoding exported protein of unknown function (Evidence 5 : No homology to any previously reported sequences) — its product is MRISRTAALLTAGFVLTAAALSANELRKGHSDYLASLTERSLKKAFPARSVRLLEVAPGPGRAAAAKAILARLERGDLGRRLRLADLKPRTADRRVLSFLGEAGYLDVMADGSKLRVRGAIDDTKEIERAGAGRIEKKALEDLGRRFVREALSPLVKLGKGETLMFLGVRYLYDGEAGTEAATASQERERVIASIAIFGREVAGLPIVGSGSKVAVWFDNSREPVGFDVDWPVYRVSSRVQRVLSQAELARRIATTTVPLGGTKDITVRRFECGYVDLGATRRTKVMQAGCSIAFEGRGEGGEVWGRTEFVPAGRPALKEARWPLANALAAGDVINTGTEEFQRFLNSPKAPDEAPPTAQ
- the zraR gene encoding Transcriptional regulatory protein zraR produces the protein MKIPRILIVEDNPHMLDFLSATLEQHGFISVLASHGEQALRAMALTPVDLAILEHRLPGQSSGVELARLIKRRDAGLPVILMTAYGTEELAIETLEAGIDDYFPKPLVVIDLLVSIRRLLASRGSRPRPASAGMGSSAPDLIDEHRLVGTTAPIQEIKANIRKVAPTDSNVLITGETGTGKELVAELIHKNSKRAGKPLVCLNCAAIPESLVESELFGYERGAFTGAYAAYAGKLKQADAGTVLLDEIGDMPLSAQAKLLRLLDKKTVQRVGGRRDVTIDCRVIAATNQDLEGLMTAGKFRRDLYYRLNVAHISVPPLRIRREDIPLLLRYFIGELNTRMDKQVCGFSHALVERLLRYDWPGNVRELRNMTEVCMMDLNTGIIDLTHIPKEYRDRLPDGSTDEKGAIMNALCETKWNKSRAAQKLHWSRMTLYRKLAKYHIFTSQSEIERGTLMILDNTL